GGCGCCGAGCGGATTGGTCTTGGTGTCGTGCTGGTGGAGGATGTCCAGGTTCAGCGCCTTCGGCCACCAGGCCATCACGGAATCGCTCGCGGCGGTGTTGCCGCCATGCATCACCGGGCACTTGTCTGCGGATTGGGTGTTGTTGTCACTCATTGCCATCTCCTTTCGTCGCGTCGTTCGTTACAGGTCGAGAACAGCGTGATCGACCAGCCGGGTCGTGCTCGAGCAGTCGTGCAGGGGCTGCCTGGAAGCGCCGCCGGGGGCGCGTTCTCCGGTGCTCGTGTTCTGCTCACAGCCGCAGACTAGCAAAAGCCGGGCATCTGCGAGTCAATGAGCATTATTGTTAAATGCTATTATTGAGTTTTTGAGTGTTAAAAAAATCTATCGATGCCGACCTGCGGGCGGGCACGCGCAAGGCCCCGCCCGCAGGTCGGGACGCCGGCGTCAGAGGCAGGCCTCGACGATGCGCCGGCTCATCGCCAGGTCGACCGCACGGTCTTCGCCGAGCCGGACCATGCCGTGCGCCTCGAGCTGGGCGACCACGCGCTCGACCGCCTCGGCGCCGATGCCGTAGTCGGCGAGACGCGTCTTCACGCCCAGCGACTCGAAGAACGCGCGCGTGCTGGCGATCGCCAGCTCGATGCGCTCGTCATCGCTGCCTGCGCGCAGCCCCCACACGCGCTCGGCATATTGCAGCAGCTTGGCGCGCTTGACGTCGCGCCGCTCCAGCAGCAGGTTGGGATGCACGATGGCGAGCGTCTGCGCGTGGTCGAGGCCGTAGAGGGCGGTGAGCTCGTGGCCGATGACGTGCGTGGCCCAGTCCTGCGGCACGCCGGCGCCGACGACGCCATGCAGGGCCTGGGTGGCCGCCCACATCAGGTTGGCGCGCACGTCGTAGTCCTCGGGGCGGGCCAGCGCCTGCGGGCCGGTCTCGATCAGGGTGAGCAGCAGGGCCTCCGCGTAGCGGTCCTGCACCGCGGCCTGCGCCGGCTGGGTCAGGTACTGCTCGGTGACATGGACGAAGGCGTCGACGACGCCGTTGGCGATCTGGCGCGGCGGCAGGGTGTAGGTCTTGACCGGGTCGAGCAGCGAGAAGCGCGGGTAGAGCAGCGGATGGCCGAAGCCGAGCTTGGCCTGCAGCGACTTGCGGGTGACGACCGCGGCGCAGTTCGCCTCCGAGCCGGTGGCGGGCAGGGTCAGCACGGTGCCGATCGGCAGTGCGCGGGTGATCTCCTTGCCGCGGGTCTCGAGGATGTGCCACGGGTCGCCGGGATAATCGACCGCGGCGGCGACGAACTTGGTGCCGTCGATGACCGAGCCGCCGCCCACCGCGAGCAGGAAATCGAGCTTCTCGTGCCGGATCAGCTCGACCGCCTGCATCAGCGTCTCGTAGGTCGGGTTGGGCTCGATGCCGCCGAAGCGCTGCACGTGGTGGCGGCCGAGCGCGGCCTCGACCTCGGCCAGCGTGCCGTTGCGCTCGGCGCTGCCGCCGCCGTAGAGGATCAGCACGCGGGCCTCGGCGGGAACCAGGTCGGCGAGGCGGGCGATGCTGCCCTGGCCGAAGACGATGCGGGTGGGGTTGTAGAGTTCGAAGTCGTGCATGGATTCTCCCTTGAGCACGCGCTAGCGCGCGGTGATTCGGTGGACGGGCCGCGGCACCCTGCCGGCGGCCGTCGATTTCACTCAGGATAGAACAGACGGGGCGCCGATCGTTCCACAAGCCTCCCGACCCGGCCGGGACGCAGCCCGGATTAAGGGGTACATTTCGCTCTCGCGCAAAGAAAAGCATTTCCTTATGAAGAAGAATCTGTGGCTGCTGGCCATCGCCCAGGGCCTGTTCCTGACCAACAACGTGGTCTTCATCGCCATCAACGGCCTGGTCGGCCTCAGCCTGGCGCCGGCGGCCTGGATGGCGACCCTGCCGGTGATGGGCTACGTGGTCGGCGGGGCCTTGTCGACCGGGCTGGTGGCGCGCAGCCAGCAGCGCTGGGGGCGCAGGACCTCGTTCCAGCTCGGGCTGCTGGTAGCCCTGCTGACCGCGCTGCTGTGCGCTTTCGCGCTGTCGATCGGGAGCTTCTGGCTGCTGGTGGCGGGGACGGTGATCGCCGGCTACTACAGCGCCAACGGCCAGCTCTACCGCTTCGCCGCCGCCGAGCTGGCGCCGCCGTCCTTCCGCGAGAAGGCGGTGTCGCTGGTGCTGGCGGGCGGCCTGATCGGCGCCGTGATCGGCCCCAACCTGGCCAACTACACACGCGAGGCCACGGGCGCGCCCTTCATGGGCTCCTACCTGGCGCTGGCGGTGGTGGCGCTGGTGTCGATGGCGGTGATGGCGGGCATCTCCTTCCCACCGGAGCCGAACAGGCAGGCCGGCGCCGGCGGCGGCCGGCCGCTCGGCGAGATCGTGCGCCAGCCGGTGTTCATCGTGTCCACGCTGGGCGCGGCGATGGGCTACGGGGTCATGAACCTGCTGATGGCGGCTACCCCGCTGGCGATGGACGTGTGCGGCATGCCGTTCTCGGACGCCGCGCTGGTGCTCGAGTGGCACGTGATCGGCATGTTCGCGCCGGGCTTCTTCACCGGCCACCTCATCAAGCGCTTCGGCGTGCTGCAGATCATGGGTTTGGGCGTGGGGCTGAACTTCGCCTGCGTCGCGGTCGCGCTGTCGGGGCAGGACCTGCACCAGTTCCTGATCGGGCTCTTCCTGCTCGGTGTGGGCTGGAACTTCCTGTTCACCGGCAGCACCACGCTGGCGATGCAGGCCTACCGTCCGGAGGAAAAGGACAAAGCGCAGGCGGCGATCAACTTCGCGGTGTTCGCGGTGATGGCGCTGACCTCGTTCGCGTCCGGCGCGCTGGTGACGACCCAGGGGTGGACGCTGCTCAACGTCGGCTCGCTGCTGCCGCTGGGCCTGACGGGCGGCGCGCTGCTGTGGCTGGCCGTGCTGCGCCGGCGCGAGGCGGGGCAGGGCGCGTGAACTTCCTCGCCCATGCGCTGCTGGCCGGCGAGTCGCCGGCGCTGATCGTCGGCGGGGTGGTCGGCGACTGGATCAAGGGGCCGCTGCCCGCAGGGCTCCCGCAAGACCTCGCGCGCGGGGTGGCGCTGCATCGCGCGATCGATGTCTTCGCCGAGACCCATCCGGCCTTCTGCGCCAGCCGGGCGCGGGTGTCGGCGCCGCGCCGGCGTTATGCCGGGGTGCTGGTCGACATCTTCTACGACCACCTGCTGGCGCGTGACTGGGCGGATTTTCGCGACGATGCGCTGGCGCACTACTGTGCGGGCGTGTATCGCCAGCTCGGCATGCGGCTGGTGGAGCTGCCCGCGGGCGCGCACCACGCCCTCGCGCTGATGGCGCGCGAGGACTGGCTGCAGTCCTATGCCGAACTGGAGGGCATCGCCGACGTGCTGGCGCGCATGTCGCGCCGTGCGCGCCAGCCGAATCCGCTCGCCGGCGGCGAGGCGGAGTTCGTCGCCGCGGCCGAGGGTTTCGAACACGACTTCCGCGCCTGGCTGCCGGATGCGCAGCGCTTCGTCGCCGACTGGCTGACGGCGCGCTGAGCGGGATCGGCGAGGCGGAATGCATCAACCCGGGATCGAAAGCATGAATGGAGTACTGGTGGTCATCGGCGCCCTGTCCGCCGCGCTGGCGGTGGGGCTGGGTGCGTTCGGCGCGCACGGCTTGCGTGTGGTGCTGTCGGCGGAAATGCTGGCGGTGTTCGAGACCGGCGTGCGCTACCAGATGTACCACGCGCTGGCGCTGGTGGCGCTCGGACTGGCGCCGGCGCTGGCGTCGTGCCGGCTGGCGAAGCTCGCCGGCGGGCTCTTCGTCGCCGGAACCGTCTGCTTCTCCGGCAGCCTCTACCTGCTCACCCTCGCCGGCACCCGGGGCATCGGCCTGGTCACGCCGCTGGGCGGGCTGATGCTGCTGGCCGGCTGGCTGGTGCTGGCGCTCGCCGCGCTTCAGTGGAAGTCGCGGCTACGTGCGTCGAGCGCGCCGAGCAGCGCGGAGTGATCGACCACCCGGCTCGCCACCAGATGCACGACGCGCCCCTGGCGGCTGATCTGGCCGAACACCCCCATCAGCCGTGCGCCGAGCAGGATGCGGCGCTGCTGCTCGAAGAGCTCGGGGCGGACGATGACGTTGGTGAGCCCGGTCTCGTCCTCCAGGGTGACGAACAGCGTGCCCTTGGCGGTGCCCGGGCGCTGGCGGCAGGTGACCAGGCCGGCGCCGCGGGCGAGCATGCGGTCCGGCGCCACGGCGATGTCGGCGGCGGTCAGGAAACGCAGGCGCACGAGCTCGTCGCGCACGAATGACAAGGGGTGGCGGCCGAGGGTGAAGCCGAGGCGGGCGTAGTCGGCGAGCAGGTCCTCGGCCTCGGCCGGGGCGGCGAGGGGGACGGCGACGTCGCCGCCGGGCGCGCCGGCGAGCAGGCCGGGCAGGGGTGCCGCGCCGCTCGCCTGCCACAGGGCCTGGCGGCGGTGCCCGGCGAGGCCGGCGAGCGCGCCGCCGGCGGCGAGGATGCGCAGTTCGCCGGCATCCAGCCGGGCGCGGGCGGCGAGGTCCTGGGTGTCGGCGAAGGTGCGGCTGTCGCGGGCGGCGACGATGCGCGCGGCGGCGTCGCGGGCGAGGCCGCGGATCATGCGCAGGCCGAGGCGGACCGCGGGCTGCGGGCGCACAGGTGACGCGTCCGTGTCCGGCTCCCCGGCGGTGGCTTCCAGCGTGCACTCCCAGGTGCTGACCGTGACGTCGGCCGGCCGCACCTCCACCCCGTGCCGGCGCGCGTCCTGGATCAGCTGCGAGGGCGAGTAGAAGCCCATCGGCTGGCTGTCGAGCAGCGCGGCGAGGAAGGCGGCGGGCTCGAAGCACTTGAGCCAGGCCGAGGCATACACCAGCAGCGCGAAGCTGGCGGCGTGCGATTCGGGGAAGCCGTAGCTGCCGAAGCCCTCGATCTGCTGGCACAGGCGCTGGGCGAAGTCGGCGTCGTAGCCCTTGTGCGCCAGCCCGGCGAGCAGCTTCTCGCGGTAGCGTTCGAGCTCGCCCTTGCGCCGCCAGGCGCCCATCGCCCGCCGCAGCTGGTCGGCCTCGCCGCCTGTGAAGCCGGCCGCGACCACCGCGAGCTGCATCACCTGTTCCTGGAAGATCGGCACCCCGAGCGTGCGCGCGAGCACGCCGCGGATCTCGTCGCGCAGGCCGTCCATCGGGTCCTCGCCGCGCGCCACGCGATCGCGCGCGTGCAGGTAGGGATGGACCATGCCGCCCTGGATCGGGCCGGGGCGCACGATGGCAACCTCCACCACCAGGTCGTAGAAACGGCACGGCCTGAGGCGCGGCAGCATGGTCATCTGCGCGCGCGATTCGACCTGGAACACGCCGACCGAATCGGCGCGCGACAGCATGTCATACACCTCGGCGCGTTCGCGCTCGATGCTGGCCAGCGTCAGCGGCC
This genomic stretch from Thauera sp. GDN1 harbors:
- a CDS encoding ACP phosphodiesterase, which gives rise to MNFLAHALLAGESPALIVGGVVGDWIKGPLPAGLPQDLARGVALHRAIDVFAETHPAFCASRARVSAPRRRYAGVLVDIFYDHLLARDWADFRDDALAHYCAGVYRQLGMRLVELPAGAHHALALMAREDWLQSYAELEGIADVLARMSRRARQPNPLAGGEAEFVAAAEGFEHDFRAWLPDAQRFVADWLTAR
- a CDS encoding DUF423 domain-containing protein translates to MNGVLVVIGALSAALAVGLGAFGAHGLRVVLSAEMLAVFETGVRYQMYHALALVALGLAPALASCRLAKLAGGLFVAGTVCFSGSLYLLTLAGTRGIGLVTPLGGLMLLAGWLVLALAALQWKSRLRASSAPSSAE
- a CDS encoding iron-containing alcohol dehydrogenase is translated as MHDFELYNPTRIVFGQGSIARLADLVPAEARVLILYGGGSAERNGTLAEVEAALGRHHVQRFGGIEPNPTYETLMQAVELIRHEKLDFLLAVGGGSVIDGTKFVAAAVDYPGDPWHILETRGKEITRALPIGTVLTLPATGSEANCAAVVTRKSLQAKLGFGHPLLYPRFSLLDPVKTYTLPPRQIANGVVDAFVHVTEQYLTQPAQAAVQDRYAEALLLTLIETGPQALARPEDYDVRANLMWAATQALHGVVGAGVPQDWATHVIGHELTALYGLDHAQTLAIVHPNLLLERRDVKRAKLLQYAERVWGLRAGSDDERIELAIASTRAFFESLGVKTRLADYGIGAEAVERVVAQLEAHGMVRLGEDRAVDLAMSRRIVEACL
- a CDS encoding MFS transporter, whose translation is MKKNLWLLAIAQGLFLTNNVVFIAINGLVGLSLAPAAWMATLPVMGYVVGGALSTGLVARSQQRWGRRTSFQLGLLVALLTALLCAFALSIGSFWLLVAGTVIAGYYSANGQLYRFAAAELAPPSFREKAVSLVLAGGLIGAVIGPNLANYTREATGAPFMGSYLALAVVALVSMAVMAGISFPPEPNRQAGAGGGRPLGEIVRQPVFIVSTLGAAMGYGVMNLLMAATPLAMDVCGMPFSDAALVLEWHVIGMFAPGFFTGHLIKRFGVLQIMGLGVGLNFACVAVALSGQDLHQFLIGLFLLGVGWNFLFTGSTTLAMQAYRPEEKDKAQAAINFAVFAVMALTSFASGALVTTQGWTLLNVGSLLPLGLTGGALLWLAVLRRREAGQGA